The following proteins are co-located in the Pseudomonas fluorescens genome:
- a CDS encoding AraC family transcriptional regulator — MPVSRAELFEHRPAELEVILPEPDHCFRWFEHDYPYDLARWNHHPEFEIHLIRRGSGKLVAGDYIGAFSAGHVALIGPDLPHDWIGDLAPGEYLTGRDVVLQFDGAALLALRKTLPELGDLQPLFEQARRGLQFSGDTAVQAAGLMENIGNAHGLQRLILFLQLLDTLKTAPPPQVQALASPCYAPTLDARSAERINKAFDYLMRELTGDLRLSVIARQLEMSEPGFSRFFKRNTGHGFIDLMRKFRVQRACRLLLQSEMSVAAICFEVGYANLSNFNRHFRIEMNQTPSEYRRETAMHLFNRTADQPLPYTLGH, encoded by the coding sequence ATGCCCGTCAGTCGCGCCGAGCTGTTCGAGCACCGCCCCGCCGAACTGGAAGTCATCCTGCCCGAGCCGGACCACTGCTTTCGCTGGTTCGAACATGACTACCCGTATGACCTGGCACGCTGGAACCACCACCCTGAATTCGAAATCCACCTGATCCGCCGAGGCAGCGGCAAATTGGTGGCGGGCGACTATATCGGTGCGTTCAGTGCCGGGCATGTTGCGCTGATCGGTCCAGACCTGCCCCATGACTGGATCGGTGACCTGGCGCCCGGCGAATACCTGACCGGCCGCGACGTGGTGCTGCAGTTCGACGGCGCCGCCCTCCTCGCCCTGCGCAAGACCCTGCCGGAACTCGGCGACCTGCAGCCGCTGTTCGAACAGGCCCGGCGCGGCCTGCAGTTCAGCGGTGACACGGCCGTGCAGGCGGCAGGCTTGATGGAAAACATCGGCAACGCCCACGGCCTGCAACGGTTGATCCTGTTCCTGCAACTGCTCGACACCCTGAAAACCGCCCCGCCACCACAGGTGCAGGCCCTGGCCAGCCCCTGCTATGCCCCCACTCTCGACGCACGCAGCGCCGAGCGCATCAATAAAGCCTTCGACTACCTGATGCGCGAGCTGACCGGCGACTTGCGCCTGTCGGTCATCGCGCGACAGCTGGAGATGAGCGAGCCGGGCTTCTCACGCTTCTTCAAGCGCAACACCGGCCACGGTTTTATCGACCTGATGCGCAAATTCCGCGTGCAACGCGCCTGCCGGCTGCTGCTGCAAAGCGAGATGTCGGTGGCGGCTATCTGTTTCGAAGTGGGCTACGCCAACCTGTCCAACTTCAACCGGCACTTTCGGATCGAAATGAACCAGACACCGAGTGAGTATCGGCGCGAAACCGCGATGCATCTGTTCAACCGCACCGCCGATCAGCCATTGCCCTACACCCTCGGCCATTGA